The Neobacillus sp. OS1-2 genome includes a window with the following:
- the hemH gene encoding ferrochelatase, producing the protein MGKRKMGLLIMAYGSPDKEADLERYYTDIRHGQKPSAELIADLKSRYDAIGRISPLMKITSEQAIKLEKHLNDIQDQIEFKMYLGLKHIEPFIEDAVKKMHEDGIDEAVSLVLAPHFSTFSVKTYNERAREEARKIGGPNIITIDSWYKEPKFISYWSKMIKQVYNQMPAEEKSNSMLIFSAHSLPEKILQFHDPYPDQLQETADLIAASAGIPRYTVGWQSAGKTPEPWLGPDVQDLTRELFKEHQYKAFVYAPVGFVCNHLEVLYDNDIECKTVTDDLGTAYYRPEMPNANDEFIDVMSTVILKKLAE; encoded by the coding sequence ATGGGGAAAAGGAAAATGGGCTTGCTCATAATGGCATATGGCTCTCCAGATAAAGAAGCTGATTTAGAACGATATTATACAGATATACGACACGGACAAAAGCCATCAGCAGAACTGATAGCGGATTTAAAAAGTCGGTACGATGCAATTGGCAGAATTTCTCCGCTTATGAAAATAACGAGTGAGCAAGCTATAAAACTTGAAAAACACCTAAATGATATACAGGATCAAATTGAATTTAAGATGTATCTAGGGTTAAAACACATAGAACCGTTTATAGAGGATGCCGTAAAAAAGATGCATGAAGATGGAATTGATGAAGCTGTAAGTTTAGTCCTTGCTCCACACTTTTCAACCTTTAGTGTGAAAACGTATAACGAAAGGGCAAGAGAAGAAGCAAGAAAAATTGGTGGGCCTAACATTATCACTATCGATAGCTGGTATAAAGAGCCTAAATTTATTTCGTACTGGAGTAAAATGATTAAACAAGTTTATAACCAAATGCCTGCAGAAGAAAAGTCAAATTCGATGCTTATTTTCTCAGCACATAGCTTACCGGAGAAAATTCTCCAATTTCATGATCCTTATCCTGATCAACTGCAGGAAACAGCAGACTTAATTGCAGCAAGTGCTGGTATTCCGAGATATACTGTTGGTTGGCAGAGTGCTGGGAAAACACCGGAACCATGGCTGGGTCCTGATGTGCAGGATTTAACAAGAGAATTGTTCAAAGAACATCAATATAAGGCATTTGTATATGCACCTGTTGGGTTTGTTTGTAATCATCTTGAGGTACTTTATGATAATGATATTGAATGCAAAACAGTAACAGATGATTTGGGAACAGCCTATTATCGCCCTGAAATGCCTAATGCAAATGATGAATTTATTGATGTCATGTCAACGGTCATACTTAAAAAATTGGCAGAGTAA
- a CDS encoding cupin domain-containing protein translates to MENYEISMFRKTRDKGFAKVDFFKDGFTNGFLLNFLPKQMMPEHYHPSSQLFFHVLQGGGTFISDGKQTEIREGTIIHVHGTEKIGFVNANEDTTIYVIRCLIEE, encoded by the coding sequence TTGGAAAACTATGAAATTTCAATGTTTAGGAAAACTAGGGATAAGGGATTTGCAAAAGTCGACTTTTTTAAGGATGGATTTACAAATGGTTTTCTTTTGAACTTCCTGCCAAAGCAAATGATGCCAGAACATTATCATCCATCTTCACAGTTATTTTTCCACGTTCTACAAGGTGGAGGAACTTTTATTTCTGATGGAAAACAAACAGAAATAAGAGAAGGCACTATTATTCATGTTCATGGAACAGAGAAGATTGGTTTTGTAAATGCAAATGAAGATACGACTATATATGTAATACGTTGTTTAATAGAAGAATAA
- a CDS encoding arsenate reductase family protein, protein MRLTLYWHPQCQTCRKTKKWLDEHQVPYELFHIGKTPPSRDELQGMYEKSGLELKNFISTSTKKYRELGIRDKIKVTTDKELLDLLASDGMLLKKPILTDGEKVIIGFKEEELEKYTTNSKI, encoded by the coding sequence ATGAGATTAACTTTATACTGGCATCCACAATGCCAAACCTGTAGAAAAACAAAGAAATGGTTAGATGAACATCAAGTGCCGTATGAGCTATTTCATATAGGTAAAACGCCTCCATCTCGGGATGAATTACAAGGAATGTATGAAAAGAGTGGGTTGGAATTAAAGAATTTTATTAGTACCAGTACGAAAAAGTACCGTGAATTGGGAATAAGGGATAAAATAAAGGTAACGACGGATAAAGAATTACTAGATTTATTGGCATCTGATGGAATGTTACTAAAAAAACCTATATTGACAGATGGAGAAAAAGTCATTATTGGATTTAAAGAAGAAGAACTAGAGAAATATACAACAAATTCCAAAATATAA